From one Sphingomonas xanthus genomic stretch:
- a CDS encoding division plane positioning ATPase MipZ has protein sequence MGQPHFIVFANEKGGTGKSTTAVHTAIALAASGYRVAALDLDHRQRTMTRYLENRDATILRLEKQLPQARAEVLDDQSESGLEGAIARLSSDADVMVIDTPGRDDAVARAAILKADTLVTPMNDSFVDLDLIGQVHPENFKVTKPSFYAELIWNSRTQRAKVTGKSVDWVVLRNRLQHIQSHNLQRVGAALDELARRVGYRVIPGLGERVIYRELFPKGLTLLDLADLGEVGLGHIAARQELREMVAGLAIPGQDEIDQPKAAAAG, from the coding sequence ATGGGCCAGCCGCATTTCATCGTGTTCGCCAATGAAAAGGGCGGAACCGGCAAGTCGACTACCGCGGTCCACACCGCCATCGCGCTAGCTGCCTCAGGCTACCGGGTCGCCGCGCTCGATCTCGATCATCGGCAGCGGACCATGACCCGCTATCTTGAGAATCGCGACGCGACCATCCTCAGGCTCGAGAAGCAGCTCCCCCAGGCGCGAGCCGAGGTGCTGGACGATCAGAGCGAGTCCGGACTGGAAGGGGCCATCGCCCGCCTGTCGTCGGACGCCGACGTAATGGTGATCGATACCCCGGGACGCGACGATGCGGTGGCCCGGGCCGCGATCCTCAAGGCCGACACGCTGGTCACGCCAATGAACGACAGTTTCGTCGACCTAGACCTGATCGGTCAGGTCCACCCCGAAAATTTCAAGGTCACCAAGCCCAGCTTCTACGCCGAACTGATCTGGAACAGCCGCACGCAGCGCGCCAAGGTCACCGGCAAGAGCGTCGACTGGGTGGTCCTGCGCAATCGCCTCCAGCATATTCAGTCCCACAATCTGCAGCGGGTCGGCGCCGCGCTCGATGAGCTTGCGCGACGGGTCGGCTACCGCGTGATCCCGGGGCTTGGCGAGCGGGTCATCTATCGCGAACTTTTCCCCAAGGGCCTGACCCTGCTCGACCTCGCCGATCTTGGCGAAGTCGGCTTGGGACATATTGCGGCGCGTCAGGAGTTGAGGGAAATGGTCGCTGGCCTCGCCATTCCCGGCCAGGACGAAATCGACCAGCCCAAGGCCGCCGCCGCGGGCTGA
- the tolB gene encoding Tol-Pal system beta propeller repeat protein TolB: MRMILATLMIGIASTALAQDEPAEVPELVGGSVRSAQAIAVPVMPSGDSTGRQISEVIAADLRATGLFTPLGPGGMPGYSESEAGNPNFPSWRNVGASALVAGYVEPRADGRITVACYLHDVTAGRQLAQQGFAVDPSDWRRAAHKCADLVYSRLSGQQPFLDTKVVYVAETGPKNDRVKRVAIMDSDGSNHRYLTVGRNTVVTPRFSPRGDKLVYTAYIGRRPRVLLYDVASGQERLLIPGNHITFAPRFSPDGRDVIFSMADGGNTDIFIVSANGGPPRRLTATPGADTSPSFSPDGRQIVFESDRSGSQQLYVMNRDGSGQRRISFGGGRYASPVWSPTGNMIAFTKIAGAFRIGVMQAGGGGEKILTDGWQDEGPSWAPNGQFVMFHRTQQGSGAARLYAVPVNGGRTRMMPTPVGGSDPSWSPLND, encoded by the coding sequence ATGCGCATGATCCTCGCGACCTTGATGATCGGTATTGCCAGCACGGCGCTGGCGCAGGATGAGCCTGCCGAGGTCCCCGAACTGGTCGGCGGAAGCGTCCGCTCGGCACAGGCGATCGCCGTTCCGGTGATGCCGTCAGGCGATTCGACTGGCCGCCAGATCAGCGAAGTCATCGCCGCCGACCTTCGCGCAACCGGCCTGTTCACCCCGCTCGGGCCGGGTGGGATGCCCGGTTATTCGGAATCCGAAGCCGGCAATCCCAACTTTCCCTCATGGCGCAACGTCGGCGCTTCGGCGCTCGTCGCGGGCTATGTCGAACCGCGTGCCGACGGGCGCATCACCGTCGCTTGCTACCTGCATGACGTGACCGCCGGGCGCCAGCTTGCGCAGCAAGGGTTCGCGGTCGACCCGTCGGACTGGCGGCGAGCCGCGCACAAATGCGCCGACCTCGTCTATTCACGCCTGTCGGGACAGCAGCCCTTCCTCGACACCAAGGTGGTTTATGTCGCCGAGACGGGCCCCAAGAACGACCGGGTCAAGCGCGTCGCGATCATGGACAGCGACGGCAGCAACCATCGGTATCTGACGGTCGGGCGGAACACAGTGGTGACCCCCCGCTTCAGCCCGCGCGGCGACAAGCTGGTCTATACCGCCTATATCGGCCGTCGCCCGCGCGTCCTTCTCTATGACGTTGCCAGCGGCCAGGAGCGGCTGCTGATCCCCGGTAACCATATCACCTTCGCGCCGCGCTTTTCCCCCGACGGCCGCGACGTGATTTTCTCGATGGCCGATGGCGGGAACACCGACATCTTCATCGTGTCGGCAAATGGTGGCCCGCCGCGCCGTCTGACAGCGACTCCGGGCGCCGATACTTCGCCGAGCTTTTCCCCGGACGGACGCCAGATCGTGTTCGAAAGCGACCGGTCGGGCAGCCAGCAGCTCTATGTCATGAACCGCGACGGATCCGGCCAGCGCCGAATCAGCTTCGGCGGCGGGCGCTATGCCTCGCCGGTGTGGAGCCCGACCGGAAACATGATCGCCTTCACGAAGATCGCCGGGGCATTCCGGATCGGCGTGATGCAGGCCGGCGGAGGAGGGGAAAAGATCCTTACCGACGGCTGGCAGGACGAAGGCCCGAGCTGGGCGCCCAACGGCCAGTTCGTCATGTTCCATCGCACCCAGCAAGGATCGGGCGCCGCCCGCCTTTATGCGGTGCCAGTCAACGGCGGCCGTACCCGGATGATGCCGACTCCCGTGGGGGGATCGGATCCAAGCTGGTCGCCACTTAACGATTAA
- the pal gene encoding peptidoglycan-associated lipoprotein Pal translates to MNKTIIIGMTAIALTLGACGRKVPPAEVPPVEQPPVADPNSTDPNSLEVVELPALQADLVAKAGSDTIYFGTDEYSLDQSSRATLTAQAAWMMANPNVRASIEGHADERGTREYNQALGERRANAARDFLISQGVPMSRLVVTSWGKERPVALGSNEQAWAQNRRVVTVVIR, encoded by the coding sequence ATGAACAAGACCATCATCATCGGCATGACTGCCATCGCGCTCACCCTAGGCGCCTGTGGCCGCAAGGTACCGCCGGCAGAAGTGCCTCCGGTCGAGCAGCCGCCGGTCGCCGACCCCAATTCGACCGACCCCAATTCGCTGGAAGTCGTCGAACTGCCCGCGCTTCAGGCCGACCTGGTCGCCAAGGCCGGATCTGACACCATCTATTTCGGCACCGACGAATATTCGCTCGACCAGTCGTCGCGCGCAACGTTGACCGCGCAGGCAGCCTGGATGATGGCCAATCCCAATGTTCGCGCCTCGATCGAAGGCCATGCCGACGAACGCGGCACGCGCGAATATAATCAGGCGCTGGGCGAGCGTCGCGCCAATGCGGCGCGCGACTTCCTGATTTCCCAAGGCGTGCCGATGAGCCGGCTGGTGGTCACCAGCTGGGGCAAGGAACGGCCGGTCGCGCTTGGCTCCAACGAACAGGCCTGGGCCCAGAACCGCCGCGTGGTGACGGTCGTCATCCGCTAA
- the pgmG gene encoding phosphoglucomutase/phosphomannomutase PgmG, with amino-acid sequence MSHNFNRTILREYDVRGIVGSTLTDKDAYALGRSYAALAVSEGASRIAVGRDGRSHSPELEAALVRGLTEGGLDIVKIGMGPSPMLYFAVATLDVQGGIQVTGSHNPADYNGFKMLLNGRSVFGAEIQDLGRRAASADWSEGPGSVSEADVLDAYIDALMKGFDGQAYRIGWDAGNGAGGPALEKLIARLPGEHHTLYTDIDGRFPNHHPDPTVEANLADLKKLVADKGLDFGIAFDGDADRIGAVDSEGRVIWGDQLLMILAQPVLKEQPGATIIADVKASQTLFDRIAEMGGQPLMWKTGHSLIKSKMKETGAPLAGEMSGHIFFKHQWYGFDDALYAAVRLIRAVSTSGQTLTELRDQMPVSVATPEMRFQIDESRKFAVVEEVAQRLAADGAEVNATDGVRVKTADGWWLLRASNTQDVLVARAEARDQAGLDRLMVSVNEQLTKSGVGPVEAAH; translated from the coding sequence ATGTCGCATAATTTCAATCGGACCATCCTGCGCGAATATGACGTTCGGGGGATCGTCGGGTCGACACTCACCGACAAGGACGCCTACGCGCTAGGCCGCAGCTATGCTGCGCTTGCTGTGTCGGAAGGGGCATCGCGTATCGCGGTCGGCCGCGACGGGCGGAGTCATTCGCCGGAACTGGAAGCCGCGCTGGTACGCGGACTGACCGAAGGCGGGCTGGATATCGTGAAAATCGGCATGGGGCCCTCCCCCATGCTCTATTTCGCGGTGGCGACGCTCGACGTACAAGGCGGCATCCAGGTCACCGGCAGCCATAATCCCGCCGACTATAATGGCTTCAAGATGCTGCTGAATGGCCGGTCGGTATTCGGCGCGGAAATCCAGGATCTCGGCCGCCGTGCCGCGAGCGCCGACTGGAGCGAGGGCCCGGGCAGCGTTAGCGAAGCCGATGTGCTCGACGCCTATATTGACGCGCTGATGAAAGGCTTCGACGGCCAGGCTTATCGGATTGGCTGGGACGCCGGGAACGGCGCCGGCGGTCCGGCGCTGGAGAAGCTGATTGCGCGCCTGCCGGGCGAGCATCATACGCTCTACACCGACATCGACGGCCGCTTTCCCAACCATCATCCCGACCCGACGGTCGAGGCCAACCTCGCCGACCTCAAGAAGCTGGTCGCCGACAAGGGGCTCGACTTCGGCATCGCCTTCGACGGCGACGCCGACCGGATTGGCGCGGTCGATAGCGAGGGCCGGGTGATCTGGGGCGACCAGCTGCTGATGATCCTCGCCCAGCCCGTGCTGAAGGAACAGCCAGGCGCGACGATCATCGCCGACGTGAAGGCAAGCCAGACATTATTCGATCGGATTGCCGAGATGGGCGGGCAGCCGCTGATGTGGAAGACTGGCCATAGTTTGATCAAGTCGAAGATGAAGGAAACCGGAGCTCCGCTCGCCGGAGAGATGAGCGGCCACATCTTCTTCAAGCATCAATGGTACGGCTTCGATGACGCGCTTTACGCTGCGGTCCGGCTGATCCGCGCGGTATCCACCAGCGGTCAGACGCTGACTGAGCTGCGCGACCAAATGCCGGTTAGCGTCGCGACCCCGGAAATGCGTTTCCAGATCGACGAAAGCCGCAAGTTCGCCGTCGTTGAAGAGGTTGCGCAGCGGCTTGCCGCCGACGGTGCGGAAGTCAATGCGACCGACGGGGTGCGGGTGAAGACAGCCGACGGCTGGTGGCTGCTACGCGCGTCGAACACGCAGGACGTGCTCGTCGCCCGGGCCGAAGCCCGCGACCAGGCCGGGCTGGACCGGCTGATGGTGAGCGTCAACGAGCAGCTGACCAAGAGCGGCGTCGGACCGGTCGAGGCCGCTCACTGA
- the tolQ gene encoding protein TolQ — MTPQLTTSADLMSPLHLFLQADVVVKAVMIGLLLASIWTWAIIFTHSIRLKKINRQTEGFEKDFWAASDIDAFHSRRGGESLPIAVVMSAALDEWRRSTKGVVVDRAGTRERLASRMNAAVATELDRLSDRLNILATVGSVAPFVGLFGTVWGIMRSFTAIAGANNTSLAVVAPGIAEALFATAIGLFAAIPAVIAYNRLTHGLDRLEARLGRFADRFHATLSRELEVEVASGH, encoded by the coding sequence ATGACGCCCCAACTGACAACCAGCGCCGACCTGATGTCGCCGCTCCACCTGTTCCTGCAGGCGGACGTGGTGGTGAAGGCGGTGATGATCGGCCTGCTGCTCGCCAGCATCTGGACCTGGGCAATCATCTTCACCCATTCCATTCGCCTCAAGAAGATCAATCGCCAGACGGAGGGATTCGAAAAGGACTTCTGGGCGGCAAGCGACATCGACGCCTTCCATTCCAGGCGCGGTGGCGAATCGCTGCCGATCGCCGTGGTGATGTCGGCAGCGCTCGATGAGTGGCGCCGCTCGACCAAGGGCGTGGTCGTCGATCGGGCCGGAACGCGAGAGCGGCTCGCCAGCCGAATGAATGCCGCGGTGGCGACCGAGCTCGACCGGTTGAGCGACCGGCTCAATATCCTCGCGACCGTCGGTTCGGTGGCGCCATTCGTCGGCCTGTTCGGCACGGTTTGGGGGATCATGCGCAGCTTCACCGCCATTGCCGGTGCCAATAATACGTCGCTCGCGGTGGTCGCGCCGGGCATCGCGGAAGCGCTATTCGCCACGGCAATCGGTCTGTTCGCGGCCATTCCCGCGGTGATTGCCTATAACCGGCTGACCCACGGGCTCGACCGGCTGGAAGCGCGCCTCGGCCGCTTTGCAGACCGATTCCATGCGACGCTTAGCCGTGAACTTGAGGTCGAGGTGGCGAGCGGTCACTGA
- a CDS encoding YbgC/FadM family acyl-CoA thioesterase yields MQPSEYDRPYQGGFVGGEHRFALTVYFEDTDTAGIVYYANYLKFMERARSDMLRAAGIDQRAAKEDGTGVYAVAEVAIRYLRPARLGDELLVVSTVDQVRAASVLIHQRVMRGAEQLTDARVIAAFIDANDRPRRQPRAWVDKFKEISQG; encoded by the coding sequence ATGCAGCCATCCGAATATGACCGGCCGTACCAGGGCGGATTCGTTGGCGGGGAGCATCGCTTCGCGCTCACCGTCTATTTCGAGGACACCGACACCGCCGGAATCGTCTATTACGCCAACTATCTGAAGTTCATGGAGCGGGCGCGTTCGGACATGCTCCGCGCCGCCGGGATCGACCAGCGCGCGGCCAAGGAGGATGGCACCGGCGTCTATGCGGTCGCCGAGGTTGCCATCCGTTACCTTCGGCCGGCACGCCTGGGCGACGAGCTGCTGGTTGTTTCGACCGTCGATCAGGTTCGGGCCGCGAGCGTTCTTATTCATCAGCGAGTCATGCGCGGGGCCGAACAATTGACCGATGCCCGCGTCATCGCCGCCTTTATCGATGCCAACGACCGTCCCCGTCGCCAACCGCGCGCCTGGGTCGATAAATTCAAGGAAATAAGCCAAGGATGA
- a CDS encoding ExbD/TolR family protein produces the protein MGANLPSSSRHSRRRAPMSEINVTPLVDVMLVLLIIFMVTAPLLVAGVPIDLPESRAGALDQEAEPVQVAIDGSGRITIDDEPVDGAALSARFADIAAQPAPPEGRRIYLRADRGLDYGRVMQVMGELNRAGLNRVALVSVGAEDR, from the coding sequence ATGGGCGCCAACCTCCCCTCCTCAAGCCGCCATTCGCGCCGCCGTGCGCCAATGTCGGAAATCAACGTGACGCCGCTGGTCGACGTCATGCTGGTGCTGCTGATCATCTTCATGGTCACCGCCCCCCTTCTTGTAGCCGGCGTCCCGATCGACCTGCCCGAAAGCCGAGCCGGCGCGCTCGACCAGGAAGCCGAGCCAGTGCAGGTGGCGATCGACGGATCGGGGCGGATCACCATCGACGATGAACCGGTCGATGGCGCCGCGCTTTCCGCGCGCTTCGCCGACATCGCTGCCCAGCCCGCCCCGCCCGAAGGCCGGCGGATTTACCTGCGCGCCGACCGCGGCCTCGATTACGGCCGGGTCATGCAGGTGATGGGCGAATTGAACCGGGCCGGCCTCAACCGGGTCGCACTTGTATCGGTCGGAGCCGAGGATCGATGA
- a CDS encoding ligase-associated DNA damage response exonuclease: MPRLGSWIEPFPEGIYVRPADAWVDPSSPKPRALVTHGHADHARGGHGEVWATPETLAIMGVRYGPQVERPVTYGKSVRLGEVEVSFVPAGHVLGSAQILMEYRGERVVVSGDFKRRADPTCPPFVVTPCDIFISEATFGLPVFRHPDTGSEIDRLLHRLRAERGRCVLVGAYALGKAQRVIMELRGRGFDDPIYIHGALERLCNLYAELGVPLGELRLATGVPKEELKDRIILCPPGALNDRWSRRLPDPITAMASGWMRIRQRARQRNVELPLIISDHADWDELTRTIREVAPKEVWITHGREDALMHWCQLHQIKARELNLVGYEDEDD; encoded by the coding sequence ATGCCCCGCCTTGGTTCATGGATCGAGCCTTTTCCCGAAGGCATTTATGTGCGCCCCGCCGACGCATGGGTCGATCCGTCGAGCCCCAAGCCGCGGGCGCTGGTGACCCACGGCCACGCCGACCATGCCCGGGGAGGCCATGGGGAGGTGTGGGCGACGCCCGAAACGCTGGCGATCATGGGCGTCCGTTACGGGCCGCAGGTGGAACGGCCGGTGACCTATGGCAAATCCGTCCGGCTGGGCGAGGTGGAAGTCAGCTTCGTTCCCGCAGGCCATGTCCTTGGAAGCGCCCAGATCCTGATGGAATATCGCGGCGAGCGGGTGGTGGTATCGGGTGATTTCAAGCGCCGCGCCGACCCCACCTGCCCACCGTTCGTCGTCACCCCATGCGACATCTTCATCAGCGAAGCGACCTTTGGCCTGCCCGTGTTCCGCCACCCCGATACGGGAAGCGAGATCGACCGGCTGCTCCATCGCCTGAGGGCCGAGCGGGGGCGCTGCGTGCTGGTCGGCGCCTATGCGCTGGGCAAGGCGCAGCGGGTGATCATGGAGCTACGCGGGCGCGGTTTCGACGACCCAATCTACATCCATGGCGCACTCGAACGGCTGTGCAATCTCTACGCCGAGCTCGGCGTCCCGCTGGGCGAATTGCGGCTGGCAACCGGGGTCCCAAAGGAGGAATTGAAGGATCGGATCATCCTTTGTCCTCCCGGCGCGCTCAACGACCGCTGGTCGCGGCGGCTGCCCGATCCGATCACCGCCATGGCATCGGGCTGGATGCGAATCCGCCAGCGCGCGCGCCAGCGCAATGTCGAGTTGCCACTGATCATTTCCGACCATGCCGACTGGGACGAACTGACCCGGACCATCCGGGAGGTCGCGCCAAAGGAGGTATGGATTACTCACGGACGCGAGGACGCCCTGATGCACTGGTGCCAACTCCATCAGATCAAGGCCCGCGAACTCAACCTCGTTGGTTATGAGGATGAGGACGATTGA
- a CDS encoding DUF3089 domain-containing protein encodes MMSLLLAASLFTLQASSAAPAPDYGKPANWLCLPGRSDSCTTPLRTTALNANGFGSTGLSPVTKDASVDCFIVYPTVSRDSGMNSDLVPGEGEEKAAIVSQFARFAASCRTFAPVYRSMTLSAVTAAAAGANVIKPAMLAYGDVRAAWKEYLAKHNKGRPYVLIGHSQGALMLQQLIANEIEGKPEARRMKLAVIPGFNLLVPQGKLVGGTFKSTPLCSRPGQTGCALSWVSFREGNPPPSGAIFGIADRPGMTVACTNPARPGSTGWVALDSYWNARSTLPVPGGPIQWSAEGAPPSPFLRTDGLVSARCVNNGPRGYLEIRTNADPADKRTDRIGGEVGVLGMFLPGWGMHLADIQAPMGDLVRQVDALNGRSGAVIGQTR; translated from the coding sequence AGTGATAGTTGCACGACCCCGCTGCGCACGACTGCGCTCAATGCTAATGGCTTTGGCTCGACCGGCCTGTCGCCGGTCACCAAGGATGCCAGCGTCGACTGTTTCATCGTCTATCCGACGGTAAGCCGCGATTCGGGCATGAACAGCGACCTCGTCCCTGGCGAAGGCGAGGAAAAAGCCGCGATCGTCAGCCAGTTCGCGCGCTTTGCTGCCAGCTGCCGGACCTTTGCGCCCGTCTACCGGTCGATGACGCTGAGCGCCGTGACCGCCGCCGCAGCGGGCGCCAATGTGATCAAGCCGGCAATGCTTGCCTATGGCGATGTTCGCGCGGCGTGGAAGGAATATCTGGCGAAGCACAACAAGGGCCGCCCCTATGTGCTGATCGGCCATAGCCAGGGCGCGCTGATGCTGCAGCAGTTGATCGCCAACGAGATTGAAGGCAAGCCCGAAGCCCGGCGGATGAAGCTGGCGGTCATCCCCGGATTTAATCTGTTGGTTCCGCAAGGAAAGCTTGTCGGCGGCACCTTCAAGTCGACTCCGCTCTGCTCGCGCCCGGGTCAGACCGGCTGCGCGCTTAGCTGGGTGAGCTTCCGCGAAGGCAATCCGCCGCCGTCGGGCGCGATTTTCGGGATCGCCGACAGGCCTGGCATGACGGTCGCTTGTACCAACCCGGCGCGGCCCGGATCGACAGGCTGGGTCGCACTCGACAGCTATTGGAACGCCCGCTCGACGCTTCCGGTCCCGGGTGGCCCGATCCAGTGGTCGGCCGAAGGCGCGCCGCCTTCGCCATTCCTGCGCACCGACGGCTTGGTTTCGGCGCGATGCGTCAATAATGGCCCGCGCGGCTATCTTGAAATTCGCACCAATGCCGATCCCGCCGACAAGCGGACGGACCGGATCGGCGGCGAAGTCGGCGTGCTCGGCATGTTCCTGCCCGGCTGGGGCATGCACCTTGCCGACATCCAAGCACCGATGGGAGACCTGGTCCGCCAGGTCGATGCCCTCAATGGCCGGTCGGGCGCGGTCATCGGCCAGACACGTTAA
- a CDS encoding SEL1-like repeat protein yields MAISQKSADFFLRSRLADAEGGSVEALYDLGVTFSTGCKGVEVDLIEAHKWFNLAALSGDSRSQACRAEISIEMTAREIAEAQRQARAWLGHCGFQRYAA; encoded by the coding sequence ATGGCCATCAGTCAGAAAAGCGCCGATTTCTTCCTTCGCAGCCGGTTGGCGGATGCCGAGGGCGGGAGCGTCGAGGCGCTGTACGACCTCGGCGTGACCTTCTCGACCGGCTGCAAGGGGGTCGAGGTCGACCTGATCGAAGCGCATAAATGGTTCAACCTTGCCGCGCTGTCGGGCGACAGCCGCAGCCAGGCCTGCCGCGCCGAAATCTCGATCGAGATGACCGCGCGCGAAATCGCCGAGGCGCAGCGCCAGGCCCGCGCATGGCTCGGTCACTGCGGGTTCCAGCGCTACGCCGCCTAA
- the panC gene encoding pantoate--beta-alanine ligase: MQIIKEMSDLGPALDRWRSAGQSIALVPTMGALHAGHMALVDAARDRADRVVASIFVNPLQFGANEDLGRYPRQEDEDAVLLEAGGCDLLWLPTAVQLYPPGFSTTVSVGGVSERWDGEARPGHFAGVATVVAKLLTAIRPDIALFGEKDFQQLAVIRRMTADLGLGVGIEGVATVRDSDGLALSSRNRYLSAEERVRALALPRALEKARKAIEGGRPVAAALDDARRSLADSGFHRIDYVALVDAATLEPLDSATGEMRLIAAATIGATRLIDNMRVVWATG; encoded by the coding sequence ATGCAAATCATAAAGGAAATGAGCGATTTGGGTCCGGCGCTGGATCGATGGCGCAGTGCCGGCCAGTCGATCGCCCTAGTGCCGACGATGGGCGCGCTCCATGCCGGGCACATGGCGCTGGTTGATGCGGCGCGCGACCGGGCCGACCGGGTGGTCGCATCGATCTTCGTCAATCCGCTGCAGTTCGGCGCCAACGAGGATCTCGGACGCTATCCCCGGCAGGAGGATGAGGACGCGGTGTTGCTCGAAGCCGGCGGGTGCGACCTGTTGTGGCTGCCCACCGCGGTCCAGCTCTATCCCCCCGGATTTTCTACAACCGTCAGTGTCGGCGGGGTCAGCGAGCGCTGGGACGGCGAAGCCCGGCCCGGCCATTTCGCGGGGGTCGCGACGGTTGTCGCCAAGCTGTTGACCGCGATTCGGCCCGACATCGCGCTGTTCGGCGAAAAGGATTTCCAGCAATTGGCCGTAATCCGCCGAATGACTGCCGACCTTGGGCTGGGGGTTGGGATCGAGGGCGTCGCGACGGTCCGCGACAGCGACGGGCTGGCGCTGTCATCGCGCAATCGTTACCTTAGCGCCGAGGAGCGCGTTCGTGCGCTGGCGCTGCCCCGCGCGCTGGAGAAAGCGCGGAAGGCGATCGAAGGGGGCCGGCCGGTTGCGGCGGCGCTCGACGATGCCAGGCGGAGCCTCGCCGACTCCGGCTTCCACCGCATCGACTATGTCGCGCTGGTCGACGCCGCGACGCTCGAACCGCTCGACAGTGCGACGGGCGAAATGCGGCTGATCGCCGCCGCGACGATCGGGGCCACGCGGCTGATCGACAATATGCGTGTCGTTTGGGCAACAGGCTGA